Proteins encoded within one genomic window of Saccharomyces mikatae IFO 1815 strain IFO1815 genome assembly, chromosome: 15:
- the SMKI15G1040 gene encoding dipeptidyl-peptidase III (similar to Saccharomyces cerevisiae YOL057W; ancestral locus Anc_3.171), whose translation MNQFFADHDAPLSMLSVKTEYFPQLTEKEQKYAHFMSKASHAGSRVVMRQVSHESEPIFDLILAIHANLKGQYPEDDTAQKQQTELYLEFVSQFLSNLGNYKSFGDSKFIPRCEAKFFKQLLDLAKIDPSSSPLTLSSADVNHKFTSHHLFSTINELIDIGIYRVEGKATLLGFPSQGYTSAYYLGLPVTPEDMALLKEELFARLAILPENTRINKVSSQYFQVWVASETVKNRITKSYPDGQITLSNDITKVEFIFGDHSREMSLIALYLKEAQIFAANDTQKAMIQEYINHFVTGSSQAHKEAQKLWVKDISPAIETNIGFIETYREPSGIIGEFESLVAIQNKERTAKFSNLVKNAEEFISLLPWSKDYEKPNFNPPDFTSLEVLTFTGSGIPAGINIPNYDDVRLKIGFKNVSLGNILSAAAKSSSKHPPSFIAQEDRVVFEKYQSDSFEVQVGIHELLGHGSGKLLTQFADGFNFDKDHPPLGLDGTPVKTYYKVGETWGSKFGQLAGPFEECRAEVIAMFLITNKKILDIFGFHDEESQNSVIYAGYLQMARAGLLALEYWNPETGKWGQPHMQARFSIMKTFMKHSTDKNFLRLEINDMKNDFTIKLDQSLIETIGHECVKDYLQHLHVYKCSGDVEQGSKYFIDRSTVTPDLASLRDIVISKRLPRRQFIQANSYIDDDKVTLKEYDETPQGMLQSFLDREL comes from the coding sequence AtgaatcaattttttgctGACCATGATGCTCCTTTGAGCATGCTCTCTGTAAAAACAGAATATTTTCCCCAATTGACGGAGAAGGAACAAAAATATGCACATTTCATGTCAAAAGCTTCCCATGCAGGTTCAAGGGTGGTAATGAGGCAAGTTTCTCACGAAAGTGAGCCAATTTTTGACCTCATCCTTGCTATTCATGCGAACTTGAAGGGTCAATACCCAGAGGATGATACTGCTCAAAAGCAGCAAACAGAATTATATTTAGAGTTCGTTTCTCAATTTCTATCCAACTTAGGTAATTACAAATCATTTGGTGATTCGAAGTTCATTCCTCGTTGTGAAGCGAAATTCTTTAAACAACTCCTGGACCTGGCCAAGATTGACCCGTCTTCTTCACCACTTACCTTGTCTTCCGCTGACGTTAACCATAAATTTACATctcatcatcttttttctacCATCAATGAATTGATCGATATTGGCATATATCGCGTGGAAGGAAAGGCAACTCTTTTAGGGTTTCCATCTCAAGGTTATACTTCAGCCTACTATCTGGGTCTACCAGTAACACCTGAGGATATGGCTCtcttgaaagaagaattgtttGCTAGACTCGCTATCTTGCCAGAAAATACAAGAATCAACAAGGTTAGCAGCCAATACTTTCAAGTTTGGGTTGCCTCTGAGACTGTGAAAAACAGAATAACAAAAAGTTATCCAGATGGACAGATAACGTTATCCAATGATATCACCAAAGTTGAATTTATATTCGGCGACCACTCACGTGAAATGAGTTTAATAGCATTATATCTAAAGGAAGCTCAAATTTTTGCCGCTAACGATACTCAAAAAGCGATGATTCAAGAATACATTAACCATTTTGTCACGGGCTCCTCTCAGGCACACAAAGAAGCACAAAAGTTATGGGTCAAAGATATTTCTCCTGCCATTGAAACAAATATTGGGTTCATCGAGACATATAGAGAACCTTCTGGTATAATTGGAGAGTTTGAATCATTAGTTGCTATTCAAAACAAAGAACGTACTGCTAAATTTTCCAACTTGGTCAAGAACGCTGAAGAGTTTATTTCTTTACTGCCATGGTCTAAAGATTACGAGAAACCAAATTTCAACCCACCTGACTTTACCTCTCTTGAAGTATTAACGTTTACTGGGTCGGGGATACCAGCAGGTATCAATATCCCAAATTATGATGACGTTAGACTAAAAATTGGGTTCAAGAATGTTTCTCTCGGAAATATTTTAAGTGCAGCTGCCAAAAGCTCATCAAAGCATCCACCAAGTTTCATTGCACAAGAAGATCGTGTAGTTTTcgaaaaatatcaaagcGATTCGTTTGAAGTTCAAGTAGGGATTCATGAATTATTAGGCCACGGTTCAGGAAAGTTATTGACTCAGTTTGCTGATGGGttcaattttgataaagacCACCCACCTTTAGGCTTAGATGGAACCCCGGTGAAGACTTACTATAAAGTAGGTGAAACCTGGGGCTCAAAATTTGGTCAGTTAGCTGGTccatttgaagaatgccGTGCTGAAGTAATTGCAATGTTTTTGATTaccaataaaaaaattctggaTATTTTTGGCTTCCATGACGAAGAATCTCAAAACAGTGTGATTTATGCTGGGTATCTACAAATGGCACGTGCAGGTCTATTAGCTCTAGAATATTGGAATCCAGAAACTGGTAAATGGGGACAACCACACATGCAAGCAAGATTTTCTATCATGAAAACTTTTATGAAACATTCTACGGATAAGAATTTCTTGAGGTTGGAAATCAATGACATGAAAAATGATTTTACTATCAAATTGGACCAATCTCTTATTGAAACTATTGGACATGAGTGTGTGAAAGATTACCTACAACATTTACACGTCTACAAATGTTCAGGTGATGTGGAACAGGGAAGCAAGTACTTTATCGATAGATCAACGGTGACACCAGATTTGGCCTCTCTGAGAGATATTGTCATATCCAAGAGATTGCCTAGAAGACAATTTATACAAGCGAACTCTtatattgatgatgataaggTAACTCTGAAAGAATATGATGAAACTCCACAAGGCATGCTCCAATCTTTCCTTGACAGAGAATTGTAA
- the GPD2 gene encoding glycerol-3-phosphate dehydrogenase (NAD(+)) GPD2 (similar to Saccharomyces cerevisiae GPD1 (YDL022W) and GPD2 (YOL059W); ancestral locus Anc_3.169), which yields MLAVRRLTRYTFLKRTHPVLYTRRAYRILPLRSASLRRSSLRIQLHSKMTAHTDEKQHKHCHEDHFIRRSDSAVSIVHLKRAPFKVTVIGSGNWGTTIAKVIAENTELHPHIFESEVRMWVFDEKIGDENLTDIINTRHQNVKYLPKIDLPHNLVADPDLLHSIKGADILVFNIPHQFLPNIVKQLQGHVAPHVRAISCLKGFELGSKGVQLLSSYVTDELGIQCGALSGANLAPEVAKEHWSETTVAYQLPKDYQGDGKDVDHKILKLLFHRPYFHVNVIDDVAGISIAGALKNVVALACGFVEGMGWGNNASAAIQRLGLGEIIKFGRMFFPESKVETYYQESAGVADLITTCSGGRNVKVATYMAKTGKSALEAEKELLNGQSAQGIITCREVHEWLQTCELTQEYPLFEAVYQIIYNNLRMEDLPEMIEELDIDDE from the coding sequence AACTGCACTCAAAGATGACAGCTCATACCGATGAGAAACAGCACAAGCATTGCCATGAGGACCATTTTATCAGAAGATCGGACTCTGCCGTGTCGATTGTACATTTAAAACGTGCACCTTTCAAAGTCACAGTGATCGGTTCTGGTAACTGGGGTACCACTATTGCTAAGGTGATTGCAGAAAACACAGAATTGCATCCTCACATTTTCGAATCGGAGGTGAGAATGTGGGTGTTTGATGAGAAGATTGGTGACGAAAATCTGACGGATATCATAAATACAAGACACCAAAATGTCAAGTACCTACCAAAGATTGATCTGCCCCATAACTTAGTAGCCGATCCTGATCTTTTGCATTCCATCAAGGGTGCCGATATCCTTGTTTTCAACATTCCTCATCAGTTTTTGCCAAATATAGTCAAGCAGTTGCAAGGCCACGTGGCACCTCATGTAAGAGCCATCTCATGTCTAAAGGGTTTCGAACTAGGTTCCAAGGGTGTCCAGTTGTTATCCTCGTACGTCACTGACGAGTTAGGAATTCAGTGTGGGGCTCTATCCGGTGCCAACTTAGCACCAGAAGTGGCTAAGGAGCATTGGTCTGAAACTACGGTGGCTTACCAATTACCAAAGGACTACCAAGGAGATGGGAAAGATGTAGATCATaagattttgaaactaCTATTCCACAGACCTTATTTCCACGTTAACGTCATCGACGATGTCGCTGGTATATCCATTGCAGGTGCTTTGAAGAACGTTGTGGCACTTGCATGTGGTTTTGTAGAAGGTATGGGATGGGGTAACAATGCCTCTGCTGCCATCCAAAGACTAGGTTTGGGTGAAATCATCAAGTTTGGTAGAATGTTCTTCCCGGAATCCAAAGTCGAAACCTACTATCAAGAATCAGCCGGTGTTGCAGATCTAATCACCACGTGTTCAGGTGGTAGAAACGTCAAGGTTGCCACATACATGGCCAAAACCGGTAAGTCTGCCTTGGAAGCAGAAAAGGAACTACTAAACGGTCAATCTGCCCAAGGCATAATCACATGTAGAGAAGTTCATGAATGGCTCCAAACATGCGAATTAACCCAAGAATACCCACTGTTCGAGGCAGTGTACCAGATAATCTACAACAACCTCCGGATGGAAGACCTACCGGAAATGATTGAAGAACTGGACATCGATGACGAATAG
- the ARG1 gene encoding argininosuccinate synthase (similar to Saccharomyces cerevisiae ARG1 (YOL058W); ancestral locus Anc_3.170), which produces MSKGKVCLAYSGGLDTSVILAWLLDQGYEVVAFMANVGQEEDFDAAKEKALKIGACKFVCVDCREDFVKDILFPAVQVNAVYEDVYLLGTSLARPVIAKAQIDVAKQEGCFAVSHGCTGKGNDQIRFELSFYALKPDVKCITPWRMPEFFERFAGRKDLLDYAAQKGIPVAQTKSKPWSTDENQAHISYEAGILEDPDTTPPKDMWKLIVDPMDAPDQPQDLSIDFERGLPAKLTYTDNKTSKEVSVTKPLDVFLAASNLARANGVGRIDIVEDRYINLKSRGCYEQAPLTVLRKAHVDLEGLTLDKEVRQLRDSFVTPNYSRLIYNGSYFTPECEYIRSMIQPSQNSVNGTVRVRLYKGNVIILGRSTKTEKLYDPTESSMDELTGFLPTDTTGFIAIQAIRIKKYGESKKSKGEELTL; this is translated from the coding sequence ATGTCTAAGGGAAAAGTTTGTTTGGCTTACTCTGGGGGTTTAGACACCTCCGTCATTCTGGCTTGGTTGCTGGACCAAGGTTACGAGGTTGTGGCTTTCATGGCTAACGTTGgtcaagaagaagattttgacGCCGCTAAAGAAAAGGCTTTGAAGATTGGTGCCTGTAAGTTTGTTTGCGTTGACTGTCGTGAAGATTTTGTCAAGGACATTCTATTCCCAGCTGTACAGGTTAACGCTGTATACGAAGACGTCTACCTATTGGGTACCTCATTGGCCAGACCAGTTATCGCCAAGGCTCAAATTGACGTCGCTAAACAAGAGGGCTGTTTTGCGGTGTCTCACGGCTGTACCGGTAAAGGTAACGATCAAATCAGATTCGAATTATCCTTCTACGCTTTGAAGCCAGATGTTAAATGTATCACACCATGGAGAATGcctgaattttttgaaagatttgcTGGTAGAAAGGACTTGTTAGACTATGCGGCACAAAAGGGTATTCCAGTTGCTCAAACCAAGTCCAAGCCATGGTCTACCGACGAAAACCAAGCTCATATCTCTTATGAAGCTGGTATTTTGGAAGACCCAGATACTACCCCACCAAAGGACATGTGGAAACTGATCGTAGACCCAATGGATGCTCCAGACCAACCACAAGATTTGTCCATTGATTTCGAACGTGGTCTCCCAGCTAAATTGACCTACACCGATAACAAGACTTCCAAGGAGGTTTCTGTTACCAAGCCTTTGGACGTTTTCTTGGCCGCATCCAATTTGGCAAGAGCCAATGGTGTTGGTAGAATCGATATTGTAGAAGATCGTTACATTAACTTGAAATCCAGAGGTTGTTACGAACAAGCTCCATTGACCGTTTTGAGAAAAGCTCATGTTGACCTGGAAGGTTTGACGCTAGATAAGGAAGTCCGCCAATTGAGGGACTCATTCGTTACACCAAACTACTCAAGATTGATATATAACGGTTCCTACTTCACCCCAGAATGTGAGTACATCAGATCCATGATCCAACCTTCCCAAAATAGTGTCAATGGTACTGTCAGAGTTAGATTATATAAAGGTAACGTCATCATTCTGGGTAGATCCACAAAGACTGAGAAGTTATACGACCCAACAGAATCATCTATGGATGAATTGACCGGTTTCTTACCTACTGACACCACTGGTTTCATCGCCATCCAAGCTATcagaattaaaaaatacggggaatccaaaaaaagcaaaggTGAAGAATTGACTTTGTAA